Genomic window (Spirosoma sp. KCTC 42546):
ATTACGATAAAGTATCGAAAGACAACTCGGATCCTTTATACCGGGTTTATTTCGCCAGTGATGCCGAAAAACAACCATTGACAAAAACGTTTGGGCAATCCAGTAAATGCGGAAGCCCGGATGCAAAAAATCGCCTGAAATTCCCGGATAAAGATACCAAAGGAGCCCGCAGAAGTGCGGCTGGTTCGGGCGATATGCTTCGCACGTTCCGGTTAGCCGTAGCTGCCGATGCTGAGTTTACGAATCAGGTTGCTTATGGCGGAAACGGGGTTTCGGGGGGAAATGTCAATCTCGCATTTGCCGGTTTGGTTGGTTATGTTAACCGGATCAATGCCATCTATAGGACAGAGCTGAGTGTTGCCTTTACCCTGATTAGTGATCTAAACCTGGTGTATGCCAACACTGCCACCGACCCCTACTCGAATGATGATCAGATTACAATGATGGATGAAAACCAGGCCAATCTGGACGCCGTGATCGGAAACGCCAATTATGATGTAGGTCATGTGTTGGGGTATACAGGTGGATCTGGCGGAGGTATTGCCAGCAGTCCATCGGTATGCGATGACCCATACAAAGGGCAAGGCGTATCCGGCGTAGGCGACGGTTCGTACGCCCCCGTTTTTGACGATCAGTTAATCGCACATGAAATGGGGCATCAGTTTGGCATGAGCCACAGCTACAATAGCAGCGTGCCTGTTTGCACAACTCGTACGCCCGAAACGTCCGTTGAGCCTGGTTCTGGCACAACCATCATGAGTTATGGATTTACCTGTAGTGATGCCACCGGAAATGATGATTATGAAGCTACGTATCAACCATTTTTGAATTTCCATACGGTCAATTACGATCAGGCCCAGGCGTACATCAGTACATTAACCTGTTTCACCGCTACAGCAACGAATAACTCGATTCCGGTCATTTCGTTACTTCCTGCCAATACAACCATTCCCAAATCTACCCCATTCGCCTTGACCGGTACGGCTACCGATTCGGATGCGGGTAATGTGCTGAGTTACTCCTGGGAAGGAACCAATACGGGCCTGATTAATCCTGATGTAACAACACTAGCCAATACGGCTCAGCCTCCTTTTTTCAGGAGCTATGAGCCGGTAGCTTCCGGAACTCGCTCATTCCCTCGCTTAACCAGCATCTTAGATGGCACGAATTCGGCAAAAGGAGATAAACTTCCATCGGTAGGTATTACCACAACTCACCGACTCACGGTACGCGACAATGCCGGTGGTGTTACGTATGGTGACGTAACGGTAACGATTGCCGACAATTCTGGGCCGTTTTTAGAAACGACCAATTTAGCGGGATCTTACCCCGGCAATTCAACAAAGACGATCACCTGGGATGTAGCCAATACAACAGCGGCCCCGGTTAGTTGTACGAGCGTAGCTATTTTATTGTCGACCGATGGTGGGTTAACCTTTCCGACCACGCTGGTTGCCAACACGCCCAATGATGGCAGTGAAACCATTACGCTTCCGGCGGTTCTGACCAGTGCGGCCCGCATCAAAGTGCAGAGCAGCAACAACATTTTCTTCGACATTTCAAATACCGACTTTTCCATTGTGGCTCCTCAGGCGGTGATCTGCCAGTGTCCACCCATAACCGTCACGGTAATCTCAGCAAAGTAGAAACCAGTCGATGTCACGCCAGCGAAGGTTGGAAAAGGGCTCTTTTCCAACCTTCTTTTTATGGGTTAGGAAATGGTATCTGGAAACCTAGTTAATCAGGAATATTGAAGGCTTTTTTAACGGCAGCATAATCGCTGTAGTCAATGGCTGCTTTACGCCCGCCCACAGCCAGAGCACCGGGTATAATCACATATCGGAATTGCTGCGTACCCAATGCATAGGAAGCTTTCAGTTCAACGCGTCCTACATAAATACGTTGGTGAACTGTGTATGTAGTACTGCCAAAGGTCTCGGCATAGGGTAGGCTGAGAACGCGCCCACCTTCACTCCAGTACACCCGGATATCGGCTTTGTCCAGTACTTCCTGAGTAATGGGCGTAGCTGTTATGTTACCAGTATAGCTACTCCCGCTTCCCGTAAACGTAGTACTAATCCAGGGCGAGTACTGCACATTAGCGGTTCCGGTAGCTCCGGTAGCACCTGTAGCCCCCGTTGGACCAGCCGGCCCGGCAGCACCTGGGGCTCCAGGTGCTCCGGTTGCCCCCGTATCACCTTTAGGACCAGGATCACCCGCTTTGGGCTGACAGCGTTGAAAACTAAATGCAGCAAAAAACAAAACAGAAGCAACGGCAAATACATGTAAACGTTTCATGGTGCAAGTTGATTAGTAGTTTAACATTCTCTTGACTAGGCGAATGTCTAAACCATTTTATCAACCCACTAAAAAACAACCTCAAATCACGTAGTAATACGCTCACTATCAGGACAAAGCCCCATTCAACCTCTGCCGTTAACTCAATATCCACTCATAAGTACAGCTATTGTAGCTGTGTCAACGCACAAAAAAACCGGAGCTGGCTGGCTCCGGTCTTTGGGCTGGGAAGCAACCCTACTGCAAGTTTGCGTCTTCGCGGCTGTTAAAGGTATCGCCCTGATTGATATCACCTGTTTTAAGTCCTTTCTTGAACCAGTACACACGTTGGGCAGAACTGCCATGTGTAAACGCATCGGGTACAACACGCCCCTGAGTCTGCTCCTGAATCTTATCGTCGCCAATGGCATTGGCCGCCGTCAGAGCAGCCTCGACGTCATTTTCGTCAAGCGCAATACTTTGTCCCTGGGCATGATGCGCCCATACGCCCGCAAAAAAATCGGCCTGTAGCTCCAGGCGAACCGATACTTTATTGTAGTCACGTTCGCTCAATCGCTGGCGCAGCTGGTCTGTTTTGTCCATAATACCCAGTTGCTTCTGCACATGGTGCCCAATTTCGTGCGCCACTACATAGGCCATGGCAAAGTCGCCGGGGGCCTGGAAACGCTGAGCGAGTTCATCATAGAACGACAAATCAATATATACCTTCTGATCTTCAGGGCAGTAGAACGGACCCATTGCCTGCTGTGCCGTTCCGCAACCTGACGACGTTGCTCCCCGAAACATCACCAAAACTGGTTTCCGATACTGGGCACCCTGTTCTGAAAATAATTTCGTCCAGACATCTTCCGTACTGGCCAGCACTTTTTTCGTAAAGTGAGCTGCATCATCGTCGGCCTGTGGGCCAGACGGGGCTTGTGAAGTTGCCTGATCAGGTGAACTCTGGTTCAGAATATCTGACGGATTGCCACCCAGCAACATAACAATAATGGCTATCACGACGGAGCCAATTCCACCGCCAACGAGTAGTCCTCCCCCACCGCTTCCCCGGCGGTCATCTACATTATCGCTTTCTCGTCCTCCTAACCAACGCATAAATTTTCCTGGTTAATAAATGGTGATTATAAAAATGGTTCTTTACTTCCTGCTGGCAAGATTACTGTTTCTAGCGCTAAAATGTTTAGTTCTACCGCAATTATTCATCGGGGCCGGGCTCGTTCGTACTGGACTGGCCAGCTGATGGCATTGTCCATTGCCTGAGCGGCATGAAGTGGGAAATACGGGTCTCGCAAAAACTCGCGGGCCAGCAGTACCAGATCAGCCTGGCCCGAGGCCAGAATTGTATCGGCCTGTTTGGGCGATGTAATCAACCCCACCGCAGCTGTCATGATACCCGTTTCCTGTTTAATACGCTCTGAAAACGGAACCTGATAGCCGGGTTTAACCGGAATTTTAGCCGTTGCCACATTACCCCCTGTTGAACAATCCACAACATCAACCCCTTTCGTTTTAAGAATACCCGCCAACTGAACTGAGTCGTCGATTGTCCAGCCGCCTTCGGTCCAGTCGGTAGCCGAGATTCGCACAAAAAGTGGTAGTTCGTGTGGCCATACGGTTTGGACGCGCTCGATCACCTCCAGTAACAGCCGAATCCGATTATCGAAAGAACCTCCATACTCGTCCGTTCGATGGTTACTCAAGGGCGACAGGAACTGATGGAGTAAATAGCCGTGGGCGGCATGGATTTCGGCAACCTGAAAACCTGCGGTAAGTGCCCGTTGAGCCGCCGTCTGAAAATCCGCCAGCACCTTGTCAAGGCCTTCGATTGTCAAGGCCAGTGGGGCATGTTCGGTTCCCTGAAACGGAATAGTGCTGGGGGCTACGGTTTGCCAGCCCCGCTCTTCGGTTGGGGCAATCATGTTGCCACCTTCCCAGGGTCGACGGTGGCTTGCTTTACGACCAGCGTGGGCTAGCTGAATACCCGCCACGGCACCGTTCTGTTTGATAAATTTGGTAATGCGTTTCAAACCGTCGATGTGATCCTCTTTCCAAATGCCTAAGTCATCGGGAGATATTCGACCTTCGGGAGAAATGGCGGTTGCTTCGGTAAAAATAAGGCCTGCGCCCCCAACCGCCCGGCTACCGAGATGCACAAGATGCCAGTCGTTGGAGAAACCATCCTCGCTGGAATACTGGCACATAGGCGAGACAACAATACGATTTTTAAGCTGAATGCTCCGGATGGATAACGGAGAAAAAAGTGCTGACATAGGGCTAAGTAAATGGATAATGTAGAATGAACAATGGACAATGCAGGATGGATAAACGTCCTGATTAATAGCGTGTTAACCATTATTCATTAGCCATTATTCATTGTCCATTAATTTGTAAACATTCAATTCCTGATTATCGTTGATTAAATCTACTCAAACAACTCAACGACCATGGCAAATGACCCTAAAATTGATCGGCGCGATGACCGCAACGGCGGACCGGTCACACCAACCGAAGGAGAGCACAAGTACGGCGACGTTGAAT
Coding sequences:
- a CDS encoding reprolysin-like metallopeptidase, producing MQPRFYLSKIAFSIMFVMGTFIVKAQQTYFTSAPTGRMKMDVSMTRNIKKLSFYLLKEDQLRSYLAKAPLEFRNNGTPLPLEVPLPNGMLETFAMQESPILSETVAAKHPEIKTYTGKGKTNSSYTIRISFTALGFNAIMLGPNHDAVYYDKVSKDNSDPLYRVYFASDAEKQPLTKTFGQSSKCGSPDAKNRLKFPDKDTKGARRSAAGSGDMLRTFRLAVAADAEFTNQVAYGGNGVSGGNVNLAFAGLVGYVNRINAIYRTELSVAFTLISDLNLVYANTATDPYSNDDQITMMDENQANLDAVIGNANYDVGHVLGYTGGSGGGIASSPSVCDDPYKGQGVSGVGDGSYAPVFDDQLIAHEMGHQFGMSHSYNSSVPVCTTRTPETSVEPGSGTTIMSYGFTCSDATGNDDYEATYQPFLNFHTVNYDQAQAYISTLTCFTATATNNSIPVISLLPANTTIPKSTPFALTGTATDSDAGNVLSYSWEGTNTGLINPDVTTLANTAQPPFFRSYEPVASGTRSFPRLTSILDGTNSAKGDKLPSVGITTTHRLTVRDNAGGVTYGDVTVTIADNSGPFLETTNLAGSYPGNSTKTITWDVANTTAAPVSCTSVAILLSTDGGLTFPTTLVANTPNDGSETITLPAVLTSAARIKVQSSNNIFFDISNTDFSIVAPQAVICQCPPITVTVISAK
- a CDS encoding collagen-like protein; translation: MKRLHVFAVASVLFFAAFSFQRCQPKAGDPGPKGDTGATGAPGAPGAAGPAGPTGATGATGATGTANVQYSPWISTTFTGSGSSYTGNITATPITQEVLDKADIRVYWSEGGRVLSLPYAETFGSTTYTVHQRIYVGRVELKASYALGTQQFRYVIIPGALAVGGRKAAIDYSDYAAVKKAFNIPD
- a CDS encoding neutral zinc metallopeptidase yields the protein MRWLGGRESDNVDDRRGSGGGGLLVGGGIGSVVIAIIVMLLGGNPSDILNQSSPDQATSQAPSGPQADDDAAHFTKKVLASTEDVWTKLFSEQGAQYRKPVLVMFRGATSSGCGTAQQAMGPFYCPEDQKVYIDLSFYDELAQRFQAPGDFAMAYVVAHEIGHHVQKQLGIMDKTDQLRQRLSERDYNKVSVRLELQADFFAGVWAHHAQGQSIALDENDVEAALTAANAIGDDKIQEQTQGRVVPDAFTHGSSAQRVYWFKKGLKTGDINQGDTFNSREDANLQ
- the namA gene encoding NADPH dehydrogenase NamA, with product MSALFSPLSIRSIQLKNRIVVSPMCQYSSEDGFSNDWHLVHLGSRAVGGAGLIFTEATAISPEGRISPDDLGIWKEDHIDGLKRITKFIKQNGAVAGIQLAHAGRKASHRRPWEGGNMIAPTEERGWQTVAPSTIPFQGTEHAPLALTIEGLDKVLADFQTAAQRALTAGFQVAEIHAAHGYLLHQFLSPLSNHRTDEYGGSFDNRIRLLLEVIERVQTVWPHELPLFVRISATDWTEGGWTIDDSVQLAGILKTKGVDVVDCSTGGNVATAKIPVKPGYQVPFSERIKQETGIMTAAVGLITSPKQADTILASGQADLVLLAREFLRDPYFPLHAAQAMDNAISWPVQYERARPR
- a CDS encoding DUF6582 domain-containing protein, yielding MANDPKIDRRDDRNGGPVTPTEGEHKYGDVEFADRTNKKYPIDTPEHVRAAWSYRAGGPD